One window of Paenibacillus sp. FSL K6-3182 genomic DNA carries:
- a CDS encoding MFS transporter, with amino-acid sequence MRIAADMKRFLQVDGAGRMLFTLFCYGIGMGILAPMNAIYLSESIGLSKNEVVSIFVVSLLLNMGTTITVGLLSDKLRSRKRLVIAAALLCLVGLIIYMNAEGYVQALIGMCVVSAPSGLIMGQLFAISRNHFARLAGDIVEMAQIWLRAGYSVGFFCGLLAGANLYLIATFQGVLWGNFAGYAMLVILLLFYREHSEEKKQANMGASEPFSLIMLIALLLLACADAIRGLYLPLVVKTLFGKPEYMSYIWSSQAVFELLFMTIAGYWAAKYGSKIIILIGGFGALITYTIYALRSPLIVFFLIQPIYSFFVSILYGVAMGYVQRMFAGRTGFGASLYVFISLTASLIGYLLPLFIEGYDPSIFVIPIALVSISITIMSIVLIRERRLSQLPQ; translated from the coding sequence ATGCGTATTGCCGCAGATATGAAACGTTTTTTGCAGGTGGATGGTGCAGGTAGGATGCTTTTCACCTTATTTTGTTATGGCATCGGCATGGGCATTCTAGCACCGATGAATGCTATCTATTTAAGTGAGAGCATCGGACTTTCAAAGAATGAAGTCGTATCGATCTTCGTTGTGTCACTGCTGCTCAATATGGGAACTACGATTACAGTTGGACTTTTAAGTGATAAGCTGCGCAGCAGAAAAAGACTGGTCATTGCCGCTGCTTTGTTATGTCTCGTCGGTTTGATAATTTACATGAATGCAGAAGGTTATGTCCAGGCGCTGATCGGCATGTGTGTTGTGAGCGCTCCGTCCGGACTCATTATGGGACAATTGTTCGCTATATCTCGAAATCACTTTGCTAGACTTGCCGGAGATATTGTGGAGATGGCACAAATTTGGCTGCGCGCAGGGTATAGTGTTGGATTTTTTTGCGGTTTGCTGGCAGGAGCGAATTTGTATTTGATTGCTACGTTTCAAGGTGTATTATGGGGCAACTTTGCAGGTTACGCAATGCTCGTTATCCTGCTGTTGTTCTACCGGGAACACTCTGAAGAGAAAAAACAAGCTAATATGGGAGCGAGCGAGCCTTTTTCCCTCATTATGCTAATTGCTCTGCTGCTGCTTGCATGCGCAGATGCCATTCGCGGATTGTACTTGCCGCTTGTCGTTAAAACGTTGTTCGGCAAGCCGGAATATATGTCTTATATTTGGAGCTCCCAAGCCGTATTCGAGCTGTTGTTCATGACCATCGCCGGTTATTGGGCGGCGAAATACGGCAGCAAAATAATTATTTTAATCGGCGGCTTTGGGGCGCTTATTACTTATACGATTTATGCCTTGCGCTCGCCATTGATCGTTTTTTTCCTCATTCAGCCGATTTATTCTTTTTTTGTATCCATCTTGTACGGAGTAGCGATGGGGTATGTGCAGCGCATGTTCGCAGGCCGGACCGGATTCGGCGCAAGCTTGTACGTTTTCATTTCACTAACGGCATCATTAATCGGATATTTGTTACCATTATTCATCGAAGGCTACGATCCATCCATATTCGTCATTCCAATTGCGCTAGTATCTATTTCAATAACGATTATGTCTATCGTGCTGATAAGGGAACGTCGTCTGTCACAGCTGCCTCAATAA